One stretch of Longimicrobium sp. DNA includes these proteins:
- a CDS encoding RES family NAD+ phosphorylase — protein sequence MAPRSRFDAPAGEFRVCYVGLSPEAGFAETFLRNPGRRMVDRTLLGSRALTVLKNRRALSVVRLYGPGLARPGATAEVSHGPTYDVARAWSLAIWSHPSAPDGILYKSRHDDDELCLALFDRASNAIYHERSERVLSGVLLPRLLWRYRVSFDPRS from the coding sequence GTGGCGCCGCGCAGCCGCTTCGACGCGCCGGCGGGCGAGTTCCGCGTCTGCTACGTCGGCCTGTCGCCCGAAGCGGGCTTCGCGGAAACGTTCCTGCGCAATCCCGGCCGCCGGATGGTGGACCGCACCCTGCTCGGTTCGCGTGCACTCACCGTCCTGAAGAATCGCCGGGCGCTTTCCGTCGTGCGCCTCTACGGCCCCGGGCTGGCACGGCCCGGCGCGACGGCCGAGGTAAGCCACGGACCTACCTACGATGTCGCCCGTGCATGGTCGCTCGCCATCTGGTCGCATCCTTCGGCCCCGGACGGCATCCTCTACAAGTCCCGGCATGACGACGACGAGCTCTGCCTCGCTCTCTTCGACCGCGCTTCGAACGCCATCTACCACGAGCGGAGCGAGCGAGTGCTCTCTGGCGTGCTGCTGCCGCGGCTGCTGTGGCGCTACCGCGTGAGCTTCGATCCGCGCAGCTGA
- the rpsO gene encoding 30S ribosomal protein S15, with amino-acid sequence MAMTAENRNEIITKYQMHEGDRGSAKVQVALLTARINGLTGHFRAHKKDHHSRRGLLKMVGQRRRLLDYLRRNDLEGYRALIADLGLRH; translated from the coding sequence ATGGCGATGACCGCCGAGAACCGGAACGAGATCATCACGAAGTACCAGATGCACGAGGGCGACCGCGGCTCCGCCAAGGTGCAGGTGGCGCTCCTCACCGCGCGCATCAACGGCCTTACCGGGCACTTCCGCGCGCACAAGAAGGACCATCACTCGCGCCGCGGCCTGCTGAAGATGGTGGGCCAGCGCCGGCGCCTGCTGGACTACCTGCGCCGCAACGACCTGGAGGGCTACCGCGCCCTCATCGCCGACCTGGGGCTGCGCCACTGA
- a CDS encoding ribbon-helix-helix protein, CopG family gives MSTVSVHLPDAVHEKIKELADREGVSVDQFLAAAAERLASGPGVEYLERRAARGSMEKLHGILDRVPHVPPDPGDEL, from the coding sequence ATGAGTACGGTCAGCGTCCACCTGCCGGATGCGGTGCACGAAAAGATCAAGGAACTGGCGGACAGGGAAGGGGTTTCCGTCGACCAGTTCCTCGCAGCCGCCGCGGAGCGGCTGGCATCCGGGCCCGGGGTGGAGTACCTCGAGCGGCGTGCGGCACGTGGCAGCATGGAGAAGCTGCACGGCATTCTAGACCGCGTGCCGCATGTGCCGCCCGACCCGGGCGACGAGCTCTAG
- a CDS encoding DUF969 domain-containing protein has protein sequence MHWFVLVGVVIVIVGFVLRLNPLLVVTVAGIATGLAGGLDLVAVVEAFGKSFIENRYVAIVWLVLPVIGLLERYGLQERTRELVSRVHAATTGRVLLSYLAVRQITAALGLTSLGGHAQMVRPLIAPMAEAAAETKHGDLPLTVRERIRAYAAATDNVGLFFGEDIFIAIGSILLIRGFLEQNGITIEPIHLALWAIPTAIAAFLVHGARLLLLDRRLAAQVEAARAEER, from the coding sequence ATGCACTGGTTCGTTCTCGTCGGCGTGGTGATCGTGATCGTCGGGTTCGTGCTGCGGCTGAACCCGCTGCTGGTGGTGACGGTGGCGGGGATCGCCACCGGGCTGGCGGGGGGACTCGACCTCGTCGCCGTGGTGGAGGCGTTCGGGAAGTCGTTCATCGAGAACCGCTACGTGGCCATCGTCTGGCTGGTGCTGCCGGTGATCGGGCTGCTGGAGCGCTACGGGCTGCAGGAGCGCACCCGCGAGCTCGTCTCCCGCGTCCACGCGGCGACCACCGGGCGCGTGCTCCTCTCCTACCTGGCCGTGCGGCAGATCACGGCGGCGCTGGGGCTTACCTCGCTGGGCGGGCACGCGCAGATGGTGCGGCCGCTGATCGCGCCGATGGCCGAGGCCGCGGCGGAGACGAAGCACGGCGACCTCCCGCTCACCGTGCGCGAGCGCATCCGCGCCTACGCGGCGGCCACCGACAACGTGGGCCTCTTCTTCGGCGAGGACATCTTCATCGCCATCGGCTCCATCCTGCTGATCCGCGGGTTCCTGGAGCAGAACGGCATCACCATCGAGCCCATCCACCTGGCGCTGTGGGCCATCCCCACCGCCATCGCCGCGTTCCTGGTGCACGGCGCGCGGCTGCTCCTGCTCGACCGGCGGCTGGCCGCGCAGGTCGAGGCCGCGCGGGCGGAGGAGCGATGA
- a CDS encoding putative toxin-antitoxin system toxin component, PIN family, with amino-acid sequence MTPLDVVLDTNVIISGLRSDAGASFMVLRLLGDPRMRVHLSVPLVYEYEEVAKRPWIGVPFSHEEIDDFLDSLCAVGRHHEIYYVWRPQLPDPDDELVLEAAIAGGCRYILTHNVRDFAGAERFGVRAIPPGQFLRILGEVP; translated from the coding sequence ATGACTCCGCTCGACGTCGTGCTCGATACGAACGTGATCATCTCCGGTTTGCGGTCTGACGCTGGGGCTTCGTTCATGGTGCTGCGCCTTCTCGGCGATCCGAGGATGCGCGTGCACCTCTCCGTACCGCTGGTGTACGAATACGAAGAGGTCGCGAAACGCCCGTGGATAGGCGTGCCCTTCTCGCACGAGGAAATCGACGACTTCCTGGATTCGCTCTGCGCGGTTGGGCGCCACCACGAGATCTACTATGTTTGGCGGCCGCAGCTGCCCGATCCAGATGACGAGCTTGTGCTGGAAGCTGCGATCGCCGGTGGGTGCCGGTACATCCTTACGCACAACGTGAGAGACTTCGCCGGCGCCGAACGGTTCGGAGTCCGCGCGATCCCGCCTGGGCAGTTCCTGCGCATTCTTGGAGAGGTGCCATGA
- a CDS encoding polyribonucleotide nucleotidyltransferase — protein sequence MAKLVRQFAGRPLTIETGKMARQADGSCTVMFGETMVLCAATAQDNPTHLPFFPLTVEYRERTYAAGKFPGGFIKREGRPSDKEILSARLVDRPLRPLFPDGFANETQVFVTVVSADQENDADVLGITGASMSLMLSRIPFAGPIAAVRIGRIQGQWVLNPTFQQLEYSEVDIIVAGSEDAIMMVEGGALEVSEADIAEGLSVAHAGIRELVQIQRDVMAQVEIPAPMEWTPKQVDPAFRARVEEIAGDRVRQALRVGDKQERNDAVRQAKADVIAQLGEEFETADKDTGEVIKDIEKRAMREMILAEGVRSDGRDTDTVRPITIEVGVLPRTHGSALFTRGQTQALGTATLGTQDDVQNYDTIDFAQQQNKSFMLHYNFPPYSTGEVRPVRGTSRREIGHGALAERALEPMLPPFEEFPYTLRVVSDVLESNGSSSMASVCAGSLALFDAAVPMRAHVAGVAMGLIKEGDRVAVLTDILGSEDALGDMDFKVAGTREGVTSIQMDIKIAGLTLEIMREALEKAHRARLHILGLMEEALPEPRKELSQYAPRIITMKINPAKIGEVIGPKGKTIRGLQEATGASINIDDDGTITIASVNGEGGERARRMIAGMVEEPEVGRIYEGVVKSTTAFGAFVEITPGTEGLLHISEIQDARVDKTEDVVKKGDTVQVKLLSIDEKGRLRLSRKAALKELAEQGQPAS from the coding sequence ATGGCAAAGCTGGTTCGGCAGTTCGCGGGTCGCCCGCTCACCATCGAGACGGGGAAGATGGCCCGTCAGGCCGACGGGAGCTGCACCGTGATGTTCGGCGAGACGATGGTGCTTTGCGCCGCGACCGCCCAGGACAACCCCACGCACCTCCCCTTCTTCCCCCTGACCGTCGAGTACCGCGAGCGCACCTACGCCGCGGGCAAGTTCCCCGGCGGCTTCATCAAGCGCGAGGGGCGCCCGTCGGACAAGGAGATCCTGTCGGCGCGCCTGGTGGACCGGCCGCTGCGGCCGCTCTTCCCCGACGGCTTCGCCAACGAGACGCAGGTCTTCGTCACCGTCGTCAGCGCCGACCAGGAGAACGACGCCGACGTGCTGGGGATCACCGGCGCCAGCATGTCGCTGATGCTGTCGCGCATCCCCTTCGCCGGCCCGATCGCGGCCGTGCGCATCGGCCGCATCCAGGGGCAGTGGGTGCTGAACCCCACCTTCCAGCAGCTGGAGTACAGCGAGGTCGACATCATCGTGGCCGGCAGCGAGGACGCCATCATGATGGTGGAGGGCGGCGCGCTGGAGGTTTCCGAGGCCGACATCGCCGAGGGGCTGTCGGTTGCCCACGCGGGGATCAGGGAGCTGGTGCAGATCCAGCGCGACGTGATGGCGCAGGTCGAGATCCCGGCGCCGATGGAGTGGACGCCCAAGCAGGTGGACCCGGCGTTCCGCGCCCGCGTGGAGGAGATCGCCGGCGACCGCGTGCGCCAGGCGCTGCGCGTCGGCGACAAGCAGGAGCGCAACGACGCCGTGCGGCAGGCCAAGGCCGACGTCATCGCCCAGCTGGGCGAGGAGTTCGAGACGGCCGACAAGGACACCGGCGAGGTGATCAAGGACATCGAGAAGCGCGCGATGCGCGAGATGATCCTGGCCGAGGGCGTGCGCAGCGACGGGCGCGACACCGACACGGTGCGCCCCATCACCATCGAGGTGGGCGTCCTGCCGCGCACGCACGGCTCGGCGCTCTTCACCCGCGGGCAGACGCAGGCGCTGGGCACGGCCACGCTGGGCACGCAGGACGACGTGCAGAACTACGACACCATCGACTTCGCGCAGCAGCAGAACAAGTCGTTCATGCTGCACTACAACTTCCCGCCGTACTCCACCGGCGAGGTGCGGCCGGTGCGCGGCACCAGCCGCCGCGAGATCGGGCACGGGGCGCTGGCCGAGCGGGCGCTGGAGCCCATGCTGCCGCCGTTCGAGGAGTTCCCGTACACGCTGCGCGTGGTGAGTGACGTGCTGGAGAGCAACGGCAGCTCGTCGATGGCCTCGGTGTGCGCCGGCAGCCTGGCGCTGTTCGACGCCGCGGTGCCGATGCGCGCGCACGTGGCGGGCGTGGCCATGGGGCTGATCAAGGAGGGCGACCGCGTCGCCGTCCTGACGGACATCCTGGGCTCCGAGGACGCGCTGGGCGATATGGACTTCAAGGTGGCCGGCACCCGCGAGGGCGTGACCTCGATCCAGATGGACATCAAGATCGCGGGGCTGACCCTGGAGATCATGCGCGAGGCGCTGGAGAAGGCGCACCGCGCGCGGCTGCACATCCTGGGGCTGATGGAAGAGGCGCTGCCGGAGCCGCGCAAGGAGCTCAGTCAGTACGCGCCGCGCATCATCACCATGAAGATCAACCCCGCCAAGATCGGCGAGGTGATCGGGCCCAAGGGGAAGACGATCCGCGGGCTGCAGGAGGCCACGGGCGCCAGCATCAACATCGACGACGACGGGACCATCACCATCGCCAGCGTGAACGGCGAGGGGGGCGAGCGGGCCCGGCGGATGATCGCGGGGATGGTGGAGGAGCCCGAGGTGGGCCGCATCTACGAGGGGGTGGTGAAGAGCACCACCGCGTTCGGCGCGTTCGTGGAGATCACGCCGGGGACCGAGGGGCTGCTGCACATCTCCGAGATCCAGGACGCCCGCGTGGACAAGACCGAGGACGTGGTGAAGAAGGGCGACACCGTGCAGGTGAAGCTCCTTTCCATCGACGAGAAGGGGCGCCTGCGCCTGTCGCGCAAGGCCGCGCTGAAGGAGCTGGCGGAGCAGGGCCAGCCCGCGAGCTGA